The following are encoded in a window of Anoplopoma fimbria isolate UVic2021 breed Golden Eagle Sablefish chromosome 3, Afim_UVic_2022, whole genome shotgun sequence genomic DNA:
- the sppl2 gene encoding signal peptide peptidase-like 2, producing the protein MRVPETLIWAAFLIHKVVGEYGMAHFSDKGKSNGKDYCIFFNSQWARLPQDLNKASRLQIYDLTSSVLCSPSDVPEGGFPNRIPMVMRGNCTFYEKVRLAQINGAKGLLIVSKDRLTPPAGNKTQYEEIDIPVALLSYSDMLDISKTFGKGRLVAMYAPNEPVLDYNMVIIFLMAVGTVAIGGYWAGSRDSKKRYMKHKRDDGAEKQDEEIVDVTPIMICVFVVMCCSMLVLLYFFYDSLAIWVIAIFCLASSVGLHSCLWPFVRRLPFGKCRVPENNLPYLHKRPQIRMLLLSAFCIGVSITWMVFRNEDQWAWVLQDALGIAFCLYMLKTVRLPTFKACTLLLSVLFIYDVFFVFITPFFTKSGESIMVEVAAGPSDSSTHEKLPMVLKVPRLNFSPLALCDRPFSLLGFGDILVPGLLVAYCHRFDNLTQNSRIYFVACTIAYGIGLLITFVALALMQMGQPALLYLVPCTLLTSLTVALWRRELPQFWTGSGFVPPLALTPINCTQTAAPQTEEHLTKPETQTTEEDSPHYPSQETTPAEKDEVENKSN; encoded by the exons ATGAGGGTCCCTGAAACACTGATCTGGGCCGCGTTTCTCATCCACAAG GTGGTGGGAGAGTACGGCATGGCCCATTTCAGTGACAAGGGCAAGAGCAATGGAAAGGATTACTGCATATTCTTCAACTCACAGTGGGCTCGTCTACCTCAGGACCTCAATAAGGCA TCCCGTCTTCAGATCTATGACCTGACATCATCGGTCCTCTGCTCACCCTCTGACGTCCCGGAGGGGGGCTTCCCAAATCGCATCCCCATGGTGATGAGAGGAAACTGCACTTTCTATGAAAAGGTCAGGCTGGCCCAGATTAACGGCGCAAAGGGGCTGCTCATCGTCAGCAAGGACAGACTG acaCCACCAGCAGGAAACAAGACTCAGTATGAGGAGATTGATATTCCTGTAGCACTGCTCAGCTACTCTGATATGCTGGACATAAGCAAG ACCTTTGGTAAAGGAAGACTGGTCGCCATGTACGCGCCCAACGAGCCGGTGTTGGACTACAACATGGTGATCATCTTTTTGATGGCAGTAGGGACAGTCGCCATTGGAGGTTACTGGGCCGGCAGCAGAGACAGCAAGAA ACGCTACATGAAGCACAAGCGTGACGACGGCGCGGAGAAGCAGGACGAGGAGATCGTAGACGTCACTCCCATCATGATCTGTGTGTTCGTGGTCATGTGCTGCAGCATGCTGGTGCTGCTCTACTTTTTCTACGATAGCCTGG CTATCTGGGTCATAGCCATCTTCTGTTTGGCCTCCTCTGTCGGCCTCCACAGCTGTCTGTGGCCGTTTGTCAGGAGACTCCCTTTTGGCAAGTGCAG GGTTCCGGAGAACAACTTGCCGTACTTACACAAACGGCCACAGATCCGCATGTTGCTGCTGTCGGCCTTCTGCATTGGTGTCAGCATCACCTGGATGGTGTTTCGCAATGAAGACCA GTGGGCGTGGGTGTTACAGGACGCCCTGGGGATCGCCTTCTGTCTCTACATGCTCAAAACAGTCAGACTCCCCACATTTAAG GCTTGCACCTTGTTACTTTCTGTCCTGTTTATCTATGATGTGTTCTTCGTATTTATTACACCCTTCTTTACAAAG AGTGGTGAAAGTATAATGGTGGAGGTAGCGGCTGGTCCCTCTGACTCCTCCACGCATGAAAAG CTTCCCATGGTGCTCAAGGTGCCGAGGTTAAACTTCTCTCCCCTGGCTCTCTGTGACCGGCCCTTCTCCCTCCTGGGCTTTGGCGATATCTTAGTACCAG gtCTGCTGGTGGCGTACTGTCACAGGTTTGACAATTTAACACAAAACTCCAGGATCTACTTTGTGGCCTGTACGATTG CTTATGGCATCGGCCTGCTCATCACCTTCGTGGCCCTGGCCCTGATGCAGATGGGTCAGCCGGCCTTGCTCTACCTGGTGCCTTGCACTCTGCTCACCAGCCTCACTGTAGCGCTGTGGCGCAGGGAGTTGCCCCAGTTCTGGACTGGAAGTGGATTTGTG CCTCCCCTAGCGCTCACGCCGATCAACTGTACACAAACTGCAGCGCCGCAGACAGAGGAGCACTTGACTAAACCGGAGACacaaaccacagaagaagactcACCCCATTACCCGTCTCAGGAAACGACCCCAGCCGAGAAAGATGAAGTGGAAAACAAATCTAACTGA
- the dapk3 gene encoding death-associated protein kinase 3, with the protein MAGFRQEDVELFYEMEEELGSGQFAIVRKCKEKSTSIEYAAKFIKKRRLSSSRRGVSREEIEREVNILREIQHSNIITLHDIFENKTDVILILELVSGGELFDFLAEKESLTEEEATQFLKQILDGVQYLHSKRIAHFDLKPENIMLLDKNVPNPRIKLIDFGIAHQIKAGNEFKNIFGTPEFVAPEIVNYEPLGLEADMWSIGVITYILLSGASPFLGETKQETLTNISGVNYDFDEEYFSNTSELAKDFIRRLLVKDPKKRMTIDDSLEHPWIKVIKRRNVRQEERDHKTERRRLKTTRLKEYTIKSHSSMPPNNTYVNFERFSQVLEEIAVAEEGLRDLERNQRSCREDVAALLSIYEEKEGWYKEENQSISSDLSQIRQELQRTQAQRKKSQEETRLTMQAANILKRKYGRLENRYEALAEQVASEVRWVEELVKSISAEKNVLGSSMP; encoded by the exons ATGGCTGGCTTCAGACAAGAGGATGTGGAGTTGTTTTATGAAATGGAAGAGGAGCTGGGCAG CGGACAGTTTGCCATCGTTCGTAAATGTAAAGAGAAGAGCACAAGTATCGAGTACGCAGCCAAGTTCATCAAGAAGCGCCGGCTGTCGTCCAGCCGGCGGGGGGTGAGCCGGGAGGAGATCGAGCGTGAAGTCAACATCCTGCGGGAGATCCAGCACAGCAACATCATCACCCTGCACGACATCTTTGAGAACAAGACTGACGTGATCCTGATCCTGGAGCTGGTGTCCGGAGGAGAGCTGTTTGACTTCCTGGCTGAGAAGGAATCTCTGACGGAGGAGGAGGCCACCCAGTTCCTAAAGCAGATCCTGGATGGCGTTCAGTATCTACACTCCAAACGCATCGCTCACTTCGACCTCAAG CCGGAGAATATCATGCTGCTGGACAAGAACGTCCCTAACCCCAGGATCAAGCTGATTGATTTTGGGATTGCGCATCAGATTAAAGCAGGAAACGAGTTCAAGAACATTTTCGGAACACCAGAGTTTGTCG CTCCAGAAATAGTCAACTATGAGCCTCTTGGACTGGAGGCGGACATGTG GAGCATCGGAGTAATCACATACATCCT ACTGAGTGGTGCTTCACCGTTTCTGGGCGAGACCAAGCAGGAGACCCTGACAAACATCTCAGGTGTCAACTACGACTTTGATGAAGAGTATTTCAGTAACACCAGTGAGCTGGCAAAGGACTTCATACGACGTCTGCTGGTCAAGGATCCTAA GAAGAGAATGACAATTGATGACAGCCTTGAACACCCCTGGATTAAG GTGATTAAGAGGCGAAATGTCcgccaggaggagagagaccaCAAGACCGAGCGCCGCCGCCTGAAGACCACTCGTCTGAAGGAGTACACCATCAAGTCCCACTCCAGCATGCCCCCTAACAACACCTACGTCAACTTTGAGCGCTTCTCCCAGGTCCTCGAGGAGATCGCGGTGGCGGAGGAAGGCCTGAGGGACCTGGAGCGCAACCAGCGCTCGTGCCGGGAGGACGTGGCGGCGCTGTTGTCCATctatgaggagaaggagggctGGTACAAGGAGGAGAACCAGAGCATCTCCAGCGACCTGAGCCAAATCCGCCAAGAGCTGCAGCGCACCCAAGCCCAGCGCAAGAAGAGCCAGGAGGAGACCCGGCTCACCATGCAGGCCGCCAACATCCTCAAGCGCAAGTACGGGCGCCTGGAAAACCGCTACGAGGCCCTGGCCGAGCAGGTGGCCTCTGAGGTCCGCTGGGTGGAGGAGCTGGTCAAGTCCATATCGGCAGAGAAGAACGTCCTCGGCAGCAGCATGCCCTGA
- the phc3 gene encoding LOW QUALITY PROTEIN: polyhomeotic-like protein 3 (The sequence of the model RefSeq protein was modified relative to this genomic sequence to represent the inferred CDS: inserted 1 base in 1 codon) produces MERPGPGEKQADAHRTAAATTPIPSAPVTMATVSSGSTMCTPAPSTSLSIISPDRQAVQVIQHAIHRPQSMAAQYLHQMYAAQQQHLMLQTAALQQHQHSPHLQSLATIQQASVCQRQSPSSSGGSLVHQPAGVSQNSITLPASPVTAQLIGQTQTSTGATTTISQQAMLLGNRPANCNQAQMYLRTQMLILTPAATVAAVQSELPAVTSCSSLPTSSQVQNLALRAHLPGALATAHSVILKPSAQSQALTTTTSLSKTSICGLKTNQLTDSSTETGPADVTRLVSGPQIITPAYSPVQTNALIKQQLSCPPGQRMAHHQLILQQAAGGAPHHRQLQPIALRVAPQEANSNPLSLSVKRLTTPSTQSKTNNGHQAPSSSSVTSVFASLAQTSIPAASVQPQPPPLVAAPQRRTTFPQVQNHPPPPPPPLVLPRLPQNPPASLQRLSLHSVQALAVQSGRMMLTERELPVAEALVQMPYQNLPPPQTVAVNLKVHRVRHNETPSSGQTCKVNGLSSEERKDASSPSSQRDRTQTPLTGPPKQNGAVTGSSSIVSSRSVIRSPVVEEPSQLTSTSSNPPPPPPPPPSPPLPPPVLPAAVRGPSQPPXSPASRPGSPDRILTTHVLTHLIEGFVIREGLEPFPVVSSLLADQQASLPESQEIQTNGDAAAEDSPLDADQSDTTDSEMEDDGPAADVAELGVAGVLQCEFCGSRGYSHTFLRSKRFCSMTCVRRFSVSCSKRITVLRAGRWGHRPMGRRGRPPSSRVNGASREHFLRQARGSFESEETRENSPRDEEDQDEDEEDEPPVPMTTRLRKQAEREREREREQDREPDQRMTETISVSDGEEDVSRPSQWNVERVFSYINSLPGGRDVAEEFRSQEIDGQALLLLTEDHLVSTMNLKLGPALKLCAHINSLKDA; encoded by the exons ATGGAGAGGCCGGGACCAGGAGAGAAGCAGGCGGACGCTCATAGGACGGCAGCAGCCACCACCCCCATCCCATCAGCACccgtcaccatggcaacagtcaGCTCCGGCAGCACCATGTGCACCCCGGCGCCCTCTACTTCCCTGAGCATCATCTCGCCCGACCGACAGGCGGTCCAG GTGATCCAACACGCCATCCACAGACCTCAGAGCATGGCGGCCCAGTACCTGCACCAGATGTACGccgcccagcagcagcacctcaTGCTGCAGACCGCCGCcctgcagcagcaccagcacaGCCCTCATCTGCAGAGTCTGGCCACCATTCAGCAG GCTTCAGTCTGTCAGCGGCAGTCGCCTTCTTCATCCGGTGGCAGTTTGGTTCATCAGCCTGCTGGTGTTTCCCAAAACTCA atTACTTTACCAGCGTCTCCAGTGACAGCCCAGCTGATTGGACAAACCCAAACATCCACCGGTGCTACAACCACCATATCCCAGCAGGCCATGCTCCTGGGAAACAGACCGGCCAACTGTAACCAAGCTCAGATGTACCTCCGCACTCAGATG CTTATTCTAACCCCTGCTGCCACGGTGGCTGCAGTTCAATCAGAGCTCCCTGCTgtcacctcctgctcctctttacCTACCTCCTCTCAG GTGCAGAATCTGGCTCTGCGTGCCCACTTGCCTGGAGCTCTGGCCACAGCCCACAGTGTGATCTTAAAGCCTTCGGCCCAGTCACAAGCCCTGACTACAACCACATCTTTATCCAAGACCTCAATCTGCGGCCTGAAAACCAACCAGCTGACTGACAGCTCAACAGAAACAGGACCGGCTGATGTCACCCGGCTGGTCTCAGGACCGCAGATTATAACGCCAG CCTACTCTCCGGTGCAGACCAACGCTCTGATCAAGCAGCAGCTGTCCTGTCCGCCGGGCCAGCGGATGGCGCACCACCAGCTCATCCTCCAgcaggctgcaggaggagctcCGCACCACAGGCAGCTCCAGCCCATCGCTCTCAGAGTAGCACCTCAAGAAGCCAACTCCaaccctctttctctttcagtaaAGAGACTGACCACTCCCAGCACCCAATCGAAAACCAACAACGGCCACCAAGCCCCTTCTTCTTCGTCTGTCACCAGCGTGTTTGCATCCTTAGCTCAGACCTCAATCCCAGCCGCCAGCGTTCAGCCTCAGCCTCCCCCTCTGGTGGCCGCTCCACAGCGGCGGACAACATTCCCACAAGTTCAGAACcatcctccgcctcctcctccgcctctggTTCTCCCCCGGCTGCCCCAGAACCCCCCAGCTTCCCTCCAGAGGCTGTCCCTGCACTCGGTCCAGGCTTTGGCGGTCCAGTCGGGACGGATGATGCTGACGGAGCGGGAGCTACCCGTAGCAGAGGCTCTGGTCCAGATGCCCTACCAgaacctccctcctcctcagacgGTGGCTGTAAATCTGAAAGTGCATCGAGTCAGACACAATGAAACTCCATCG TCCGGGCAAACGTGCAAAGTGAATGGATTGagctcagaggagaggaaagatgCAAGTTCTCCCAGTTCACAGCGCGACAGGACCCAGACACCCCTCACTGGGCCTCCTAAGCAGAACGGTGCAG TGACGGGTTCATCCTCCATCGTATCCAGTCGCTCCGTGATCAGGTCGCCTGTGGTGGAAGAACCGTCCCAGCTCACCTCCACCAGCAgcaaccctcctcctcctcctcctcctcctccatctcctcctctgcctcctcccgTCCTGCCAGCAGCAGTAAGAGGCCCCAGCcagcccc cctcccccgccAGCCGCCCAGGCAGCCCCGACAGGATACTGACGACCCATGTCCTCACACACCTCATAGAGGGCTTCGTCATCCGAGAGGGCCTGGAGCCGTTCCCG GTGGTCTCCTCGCTGCTCGCAGACCAGCAGGCTTCACTTCCTGAATCCCAGGAGATACAAACTAACGGggatgcagcagcagaggacagTCCGCTGGATGCTGACCAGTCGGACACAACAGACTCAGAGATGGAGGACGATGGCCCTGCAGCAGATG TTGCAGAGCTGGGGGTGGCAGGTGTGCTGCAGTGTGAGTTCTGTGGGAGTCGAGGTTACTCTCACACATTCCTGCGCTCCAAACGCTTCTGCTCCATGACGTGTGTCAGAAG GTTCAGTGTGAGCTGCAGCAAGCGTATCACTGTGCTGAGAGCGGGTCGCTGGGGTCACAGGCCGATGGGCAGGAGAGGACGACCCCCCAGCAGCAGAGTCAACGGAGCCTCCAGAGAACATTTCCTGAGACAG GCTCGTGGGTCGTTTGAATCGGAGGAGACTCGTGAAAACTCCCCGAGAGACGAGGAAGACCaggatgaagacgaggaagacGAGCCTCCCGTTCCCATGACAACCAGGCTCCGGAAACAGGccgagagagaacgagagagggagagagagcaggacagagagccGGATCAGAGGATGACAGAAACAATCAGTGTTTCTGACGGAGAAGAAGACGTCAGCCGTCCGTCTCAGTGGAACGTAGAACGAGTGTTCTCTTATATCAACTCCCTGCCAG GTGGTCGGGATGTAGCCGAGGAGTTTCGCTCCCAGGAAATAGACGGTCAGGCTCTGCTGCTTCTAACCGAAGACCACCTGGTCAGCACCATGAACCTCAAACTGGGACCTGCACTCAAACTGTGTGCCCACATTAATTCTCTGAAAGATGCATAA